Genomic segment of Prionailurus viverrinus isolate Anna chromosome B4, UM_Priviv_1.0, whole genome shotgun sequence:
CATAGAACGCAAATATCATTTGAGTTTTTAACCGTGTGCGTGGATTAACTGACACCTGGTCGGTAATCATGAATGGCAGAGGCTTCTGGGCGTTCACAGTGAGCTCTGTGCCAGGTGGACTTGGTTTTGGTTCCCTGCCGAGCCCAGTGACTGGAACGCTGCCTGCACGCCGGAGGTGCTCAGggagtgtttgctgaatgaagcCTGAATGGAGAGCATCTTAGAAAATGTTGGCAGAATTGTAAGATTAATACCACACAGTCCTTAAAAGAATGACCATGAACAGGTAGAAACatggaacatttttaataaaggaaataaataaatagaacgtCACGGTGATTGCAGTAATGCaaaaacatgtatatattgcCTGTATACGAATAAAGACAGTCatgaaaaaatggggaaaataaatgcCTTAGTCTTAAAAGAGGTCTGGTGTATGGTCACGTACTCAGTTCTGTGGAATGAGGCTTGCTGTGGCCCATCGAGAACCAAAATACAGGTAGGATACTCTTATGACATGCACTGCCAGTAACACGAGTTTTACTTTGTCGTTTGCTTCTCCACGAGAGATTTTTCGGAATGGCCGCGGCTCCTCAGGCACCGGGGAGGGGCTCCGTTCGGAAGACGAGACCCTTAACCGTAAAGACCTCGCTGAACAACCCTTACGCCATCTGCTGGAGCGCGCtcgagagagaacacatgcactTCATACTGCAGACGCTTGAAGACAGATTTAAATCTCTTGGGCTTCGGAAGATGGaggataagaagaaaaagagaaagcagtttttaaaagaaccaaGCCCAGACGGGTGTGGCACAGAGGTTGAGAAGAGCGAGGGCCCGAAGGAGAAACCGCCAGAAGGTAGCGAGCAGGGGTCAGGGTGGACCCCCGTGGACGTCAGGAAGCAGCTCGCCATTGGCATCAATGAAGTCACCCGCGCTCTGGAAAGGAACGGGCTGCTGCTGGTCCTGGTGTGCAGGTCAGCCAAGCCCGCCATCCTCACCTCGCACCTGATTCAGTTAAGTCTGAGCCGGGCGGTTCCCGCTTGTCAGGTTCCCCGGCTCAGCGAGAGGCTCGCACCGGTCATCGGCCTGAAGTGCGTCCTGGCCTTGGGGTTCAAAAAGACCACCACAGCCTTTGACGCTGAAGTCAGAGCTATAATTCCCCGAGTACCCAGCTTACACGTGCCCTGGCTTCAAGGCAGACCCGAGGACTCTGGGGCAAGTTTAGACACCGTGTCCTCAGAGAGCCGAGACAGAGAGGTTTTGGACACGTCCTTTGAAGACCTctctaaacagaaaagaaagcttgTTGGAA
This window contains:
- the RPP38 gene encoding ribonuclease P protein subunit p38 isoform X3 — protein: MAAAPQAPGRGSVRKTRPLTVKTSLNNPYAICWSALEREHMHFILQTLEDRFKSLGLRKMEDKKKKRKQFLKEPSPDGCGTEVEKSEGPKEKPPEGSEQGSGWTPVDVRKQLAIGINEVTRALERNGLLLVLVCRSAKPAILTSHLIQLSLSRAVPACQVPRLSERLAPVIGLKCVLALGFKKTTTAFDAEVRAIIPRVPSLHVPWLQGRPEDSGASLDTVSSESRDREVLDTSFEDLSKQKRKLVGSQQAVVLQPLKIKKLIPNPNKIRKPPKGKKTTSK
- the RPP38 gene encoding ribonuclease P protein subunit p38 isoform X2 translates to MILKVGVPTPVLASPPEHITRFFGMAAAPQAPGRGSVRKTRPLTVKTSLNNPYAICWSALEREHMHFILQTLEDRFKSLGLRKMEDKKKKRKQFLKEPSPDGCGTEVEKSEGPKEKPPEGSEQGSGWTPVDVRKQLAIGINEVTRALERNGLLLVLVCRSAKPAILTSHLIQLSLSRAVPACQVPRLSERLAPVIGLKCVLALGFKKTTTAFDAEVRAIIPRVPSLHVPWLQGRPEDSGASLDTVSSESRDREVLDTSFEDLSKQKRKLVGSQQAVVLQPLKIKKLIPNPNKIRKPPKGKKTTSK
- the RPP38 gene encoding ribonuclease P protein subunit p38 isoform X1 produces the protein MILKVGVPTPVLASPPEHITERFFGMAAAPQAPGRGSVRKTRPLTVKTSLNNPYAICWSALEREHMHFILQTLEDRFKSLGLRKMEDKKKKRKQFLKEPSPDGCGTEVEKSEGPKEKPPEGSEQGSGWTPVDVRKQLAIGINEVTRALERNGLLLVLVCRSAKPAILTSHLIQLSLSRAVPACQVPRLSERLAPVIGLKCVLALGFKKTTTAFDAEVRAIIPRVPSLHVPWLQGRPEDSGASLDTVSSESRDREVLDTSFEDLSKQKRKLVGSQQAVVLQPLKIKKLIPNPNKIRKPPKGKKTTSK